In Streptomyces sp. NBC_00414, a single window of DNA contains:
- a CDS encoding ATP-binding protein, whose product MAEIALDQQGLPHIRRRLGRCDLRAVPEVRRALRELLAHWGRPGRSETAELLTSEIVTNALVHTDQEALLTATVGPRGLRVEVRDFEGRRPRLRVPNADDGTHGRGLILVQSLADAWGVRLHGVGKAVWFELDGGAA is encoded by the coding sequence ATGGCGGAGATCGCGCTCGATCAGCAAGGTCTGCCGCACATCAGGCGCAGGCTCGGGCGCTGCGACCTCCGGGCCGTGCCCGAGGTCCGCCGGGCGCTGCGGGAACTGCTCGCCCACTGGGGAAGGCCCGGCAGGTCCGAGACCGCAGAACTGCTCACCAGTGAGATCGTGACCAACGCGCTCGTGCACACCGATCAGGAGGCGCTGCTGACGGCGACCGTCGGTCCGCGCGGACTCCGGGTGGAGGTGCGGGACTTCGAGGGGCGCAGGCCGAGGCTCCGTGTTCCGAACGCCGACGACGGTACGCACGGCAGGGGGCTGATCCTGGTGCAGTCGCTCGCCGACGCGTGGGGCGTGCGCCTGCACGGGGTGGGGAAGGCGGTGTGGTTCGAACTGGATGGGGGCGCGGCATGA
- a CDS encoding (2Fe-2S)-binding protein, with product MSAPAPAMTAPGTGAYPARSALTEAYARMTEVFPALGVTELAPGEPAPTGDGRISVARLAEAGAEFDSYLAWDDEQVLADHGLRARPDVIASFGLHRYAWPACLLITVPWFVLRRVPRFPVEDVTFQRMPGRIAVRVGGFACLPDDPAASLPGARVVRDEEALRAEVRAAVAEHLEPVLGGFGPRMRRRGRALWAMATDEVVESLHYVAGLLGEQERATRELERLFPGTTKPYVGTAGFREVTGSNGECLPTRDRASCCFYYTLDPEDTCANCPRNTEAERFAKLTAQAAEAAG from the coding sequence ATGTCCGCTCCCGCCCCGGCCATGACCGCGCCCGGTACCGGCGCGTACCCGGCCCGCTCGGCCCTCACCGAGGCGTACGCGCGGATGACCGAGGTGTTCCCGGCCCTGGGAGTGACGGAACTCGCCCCGGGCGAACCCGCCCCGACGGGCGACGGGCGGATCTCCGTCGCGAGGCTCGCGGAGGCGGGGGCGGAGTTCGACTCCTACCTCGCATGGGACGACGAGCAGGTGCTGGCCGACCACGGACTGCGGGCCCGCCCGGACGTCATCGCCAGCTTCGGCCTGCACCGGTACGCCTGGCCGGCCTGTCTGCTGATCACCGTTCCGTGGTTCGTGCTGCGCCGCGTCCCCCGCTTCCCCGTGGAGGACGTCACCTTCCAGCGCATGCCCGGCCGTATCGCGGTGCGCGTGGGCGGGTTCGCCTGCCTGCCGGACGACCCGGCGGCCTCGCTGCCCGGCGCCCGTGTCGTTCGGGACGAAGAGGCCCTGCGCGCGGAGGTACGGGCCGCGGTCGCCGAACACCTGGAGCCGGTCCTGGGCGGTTTCGGCCCGCGCATGCGGCGCCGGGGCCGCGCCCTGTGGGCCATGGCCACGGACGAGGTCGTCGAGAGTCTCCATTACGTCGCCGGTCTCCTCGGTGAGCAGGAGCGCGCGACACGGGAGCTGGAGCGGCTGTTCCCCGGCACCACCAAGCCGTACGTCGGCACGGCCGGCTTCCGTGAGGTGACCGGTTCGAACGGCGAGTGCCTGCCCACCCGGGACCGGGCCAGCTGCTGCTTCTACTACACCCTCGACCCCGAGGACACCTGCGCCAACTGCCCCCGGAACACCGAGGCCGAGCGCTTCGCGAAGCTGACGGCCCAGGCGGCCGAGGCGGCGGGCTGA
- a CDS encoding GntR family transcriptional regulator produces MPQQARSEGAGGVRPAPVGSAAPVEHATRVEHAVRGEHTHSEAPIPQPRVTRDGVRDLRAPGDLDRPDAVSAAGPAFAAAAPRPVIQRASVRGQVLDALRSALVAGDLAPGEVYSAPVLGERFGVSATPVREAMQQLASEGAVEVVPNRGFRVIRRGARELAELAEIRALVEMPVMLRLTRTVAAPCWAELRPLVDATVTAAAGGDHARYAESDRVLHAAMLALSGNRQLVQLADDLHRRAQWPMAGAPARRPRADLVADAAQHTAILDALTAADVRAAQALIRDHFDGA; encoded by the coding sequence GTGCCTCAGCAGGCTCGGTCGGAGGGCGCGGGCGGTGTGCGGCCGGCTCCGGTGGGTTCCGCCGCCCCCGTCGAACACGCGACCCGTGTCGAACACGCGGTCCGCGGTGAGCACACCCACAGTGAGGCGCCGATTCCCCAGCCCCGCGTGACACGGGACGGTGTCCGGGATCTGCGGGCCCCGGGCGACCTCGACCGGCCGGACGCCGTGTCCGCCGCCGGGCCCGCCTTCGCCGCAGCGGCGCCCCGGCCCGTGATCCAGCGGGCCTCCGTCCGCGGTCAGGTCCTCGACGCGCTGCGGTCCGCCCTCGTCGCCGGTGACCTCGCTCCCGGTGAGGTGTACTCCGCCCCGGTGCTGGGCGAGCGCTTCGGCGTCTCGGCGACCCCCGTGCGCGAGGCCATGCAGCAACTCGCGAGCGAGGGCGCCGTCGAGGTCGTGCCGAACCGCGGCTTCCGGGTCATCCGGCGCGGGGCCCGGGAACTGGCCGAGCTGGCCGAGATACGGGCCCTCGTCGAGATGCCGGTGATGCTGCGGCTGACCCGGACGGTGGCCGCGCCCTGCTGGGCGGAGTTGCGTCCGCTCGTCGATGCGACGGTGACCGCGGCGGCCGGCGGCGATCACGCGCGCTACGCCGAGTCCGACCGTGTCCTCCATGCGGCGATGCTCGCCCTCTCGGGCAACCGTCAGCTGGTGCAGCTCGCGGACGACCTCCACCGGCGGGCCCAGTGGCCCATGGCCGGTGCCCCCGCCCGGCGTCCGCGCGCCGATCTCGTGGCCGACGCCGCCCAGCACACGGCCATCCTCGACGCGTTGACCGCCGCGGACGTCCGGGCCGCGCAGGCCCTGATACGGGACCACTTCGACGGCGCGTAG
- a CDS encoding DUF2637 domain-containing protein, with protein MRLTDISLNWLLPGAVLLLGLLAAVAVLARGKRAGEKTHAEDSWERTEERRRRKEAIYGTASYVLLFCCAAVAAALSFHGLVGFGEQNLNLSGGWQYLVPFGLDGAAMFCSVLAVREASHGDAALGSRILVWTFAAAAAWFNWVHAPRGLDHAGAPHFFAGMSLSAAVLFDRALKQTRRAALREQGLVPRPLPQIRIVRWLRAPRETYGAWSLMLLENVRSLDEAVEEVREDKREKEQNRLRRRDQEKLDRARIKAITRGHRGALGRGGRQAELQAAQPATQVASEPAISTPELPSRARPSLQPVRRSGDSGTVDLTAEDDTMALPRLDSLERKLKDLEQQFG; from the coding sequence ATGAGACTGACCGACATATCGCTGAACTGGCTGCTACCCGGCGCCGTGCTGCTCCTGGGCCTGCTGGCGGCGGTTGCGGTGCTCGCGCGTGGCAAGCGCGCCGGGGAGAAGACCCACGCCGAAGACTCGTGGGAGCGCACGGAAGAACGCCGCAGGCGCAAGGAGGCCATCTACGGCACCGCCTCCTACGTACTGCTGTTCTGCTGCGCCGCGGTCGCCGCCGCACTCTCCTTCCACGGCCTGGTCGGCTTCGGCGAGCAGAATCTGAACCTGTCCGGCGGCTGGCAGTACCTGGTGCCGTTCGGCCTGGACGGCGCGGCCATGTTCTGCTCCGTGCTCGCGGTACGCGAGGCCAGCCACGGCGACGCGGCACTCGGCTCCCGGATACTCGTGTGGACGTTCGCGGCCGCCGCGGCCTGGTTCAACTGGGTGCACGCCCCCAGGGGCCTCGACCACGCGGGTGCCCCGCACTTCTTCGCCGGCATGTCCCTGTCGGCCGCCGTTCTCTTCGACCGCGCGCTGAAGCAGACCCGTCGCGCCGCTCTGCGTGAGCAGGGCCTGGTGCCCCGGCCGCTGCCACAGATCCGGATCGTACGGTGGCTGCGTGCCCCTCGTGAGACGTACGGCGCCTGGTCGCTGATGCTGCTTGAGAACGTGCGCAGCCTGGACGAGGCCGTCGAGGAAGTACGCGAGGACAAGCGGGAGAAGGAGCAGAACCGCCTGCGCCGGCGCGACCAGGAGAAGCTGGACCGTGCCCGTATCAAGGCGATCACCCGTGGCCACCGCGGAGCGCTCGGCCGCGGCGGACGTCAGGCGGAACTCCAGGCGGCCCAACCGGCCACCCAGGTCGCCTCGGAGCCTGCCATATCAACGCCGGAACTACCTTCACGCGCCCGACCCTCGTTGCAGCCGGTCCGTCGAAGCGGGGATTCGGGGACAGTCGATCTCACCGCGGAGGACGACACAATGGCCCTCCCTCGCCTCGACTCCCTTGAGCGCAAGCTGAAGGACCTGGAGCAGCAGTTCGGCTGA
- a CDS encoding PucR family transcriptional regulator, which produces MRLRALLDTDALGLRLLGGQDELDRTVRGVMTTDLRDPSRYLSGGELVLTGLAWRRGAPDSEPFVRILAGAGVTALAAGEAELGAIPDDLVAACAQHRLPLFAVNESVAFATITEHVVRQVSGERAGDLAAVVDRHRRMMTSGPAGGGPDVVLDLLGSDLDLRAWVLSPAGRLIAGSHLAESELPAGVCAALAGEHLAAVRSGRRGPYRVTVGPATYSLFPVRGGPRGAAGARDVRETVLSDWLLAVEADAGDWPAERLDLLEGVTQLIAVERDRRDAARTVRRRLAQEILELVQTGAAPAEIAARLRVAAPVLLPGLGAAPHWQIVVARVEWDEAKGGPVGSPAETGSGRRAEGLSGGPAGGPVAQALLEEILVDPLSSGPEPSDRIAVAHTGDEAVALVPLPAVSSEHDGSETGLLADVILAAVRDPLSAGLDGDGRLTLGVSAAVHSAEGLRGALEEARHARRVAAARPGRVCAAGHQELASHVLLLPFVPDDVRRAFTARLLDPLRDYDRRHRAELIPTLEAFLDCDGSWTRCAARLHLHVNTLRYRVGRIEQLTGRDLSRLEDKLDFFLALRMS; this is translated from the coding sequence ATGCGGCTGCGCGCACTGCTGGACACGGACGCGCTGGGCCTGCGGCTGCTCGGCGGCCAGGACGAGCTGGACCGCACGGTGCGTGGCGTGATGACCACGGACCTGCGGGACCCGAGCCGCTACCTGTCGGGCGGTGAGCTGGTGCTCACCGGGCTGGCCTGGCGCCGCGGCGCGCCCGACTCCGAGCCCTTCGTACGGATCCTCGCGGGCGCCGGGGTCACGGCGCTGGCCGCGGGCGAGGCCGAGCTGGGCGCGATCCCGGACGACCTGGTGGCGGCCTGCGCGCAGCACCGGCTGCCGCTGTTCGCGGTCAACGAGTCGGTGGCCTTCGCGACGATCACCGAGCACGTCGTACGGCAGGTGTCGGGCGAGCGCGCCGGGGACCTGGCGGCCGTGGTGGACCGGCACCGCCGGATGATGACCTCCGGCCCGGCGGGCGGCGGCCCGGACGTCGTCCTGGACCTGCTCGGTTCCGACCTGGACCTGCGGGCCTGGGTGCTCTCCCCCGCCGGACGCCTCATCGCGGGCTCGCACCTCGCGGAGAGCGAGCTGCCCGCGGGGGTGTGCGCCGCGCTGGCCGGCGAACACCTGGCGGCGGTCCGCTCGGGCCGCCGCGGCCCGTACCGGGTGACGGTGGGCCCGGCCACGTACTCGCTGTTCCCGGTCCGCGGCGGCCCACGCGGTGCGGCGGGGGCGCGCGACGTACGGGAGACGGTGCTCTCGGACTGGCTGCTCGCGGTCGAGGCGGACGCCGGGGACTGGCCGGCGGAGCGACTCGACCTGCTGGAGGGCGTGACCCAGCTGATCGCCGTGGAGCGGGACCGCCGGGACGCGGCGCGCACCGTGCGGCGCAGACTCGCGCAGGAGATCCTGGAGCTGGTGCAGACCGGTGCCGCGCCCGCCGAGATCGCGGCGCGGCTGCGGGTCGCGGCGCCCGTGCTGCTGCCGGGACTCGGCGCGGCCCCGCACTGGCAGATCGTGGTCGCCCGCGTCGAATGGGACGAGGCCAAGGGCGGGCCCGTGGGTTCCCCGGCCGAAACCGGCAGCGGAAGACGTGCCGAAGGGCTGTCGGGAGGACCGGCGGGCGGTCCGGTTGCGCAGGCGCTGCTGGAGGAGATCCTCGTCGACCCGCTGTCGTCGGGGCCCGAGCCGTCCGACCGGATCGCGGTCGCCCACACGGGTGACGAAGCCGTCGCGCTCGTACCGCTGCCGGCCGTCTCCTCGGAGCACGACGGCTCGGAGACGGGGCTGCTCGCCGACGTGATCCTGGCGGCCGTACGGGATCCGCTGTCGGCCGGGCTCGACGGCGACGGGCGGCTCACGCTCGGCGTCAGCGCGGCCGTGCACTCGGCGGAGGGCCTGCGCGGCGCCCTGGAGGAGGCCCGGCACGCGCGCCGGGTGGCCGCGGCCAGGCCAGGACGGGTGTGCGCGGCGGGCCACCAGGAGCTGGCGTCCCATGTGCTGCTGCTGCCGTTCGTGCCGGACGACGTGCGTCGAGCCTTCACGGCCCGGCTGCTGGATCCGCTCCGCGACTACGACCGCCGGCACCGCGCCGAGCTGATTCCGACCCTGGAGGCGTTCCTCGACTGCGACGGCTCCTGGACTCGCTGTGCGGCCCGGCTGCATCTGCACGTCAACACACTGCGCTATCGGGTCGGGCGTATCGAGCAGTTGACGGGCCGAGATCTTTCCCGGCTCGAGGACAAGCTGGACTTCTTCCTCGCCTTGCGGATGAGCTGA